The following proteins are co-located in the Streptomyces sp. DT2A-34 genome:
- a CDS encoding DUF6397 family protein encodes MSGDTVTKPHHLSCTPSRAARELGLKRGELDLAVHIGLIRTVPDEGGGGRRVPRSEIDRVRSGAGFPESLQDRVKVVGTTEGAGVVDVPIGRFTRLARLGLVVPVTWYLNRYRAVVWLYLAEELRQFATDEKNAPLLNARRTPEGLRGMLDAGVDLRARNWRGRHRGFLLRLADDPWESAGALAAFLDPVQIAEIVPDPYERSHLNRFRPGPPASGAPGSPAAHLAERIMTADDPDEIGLLRAELTAVLEMARERRPAPRPTATRVPAPGHPVLLGPPRPEEPEPPRGLLSWLRRRSHRATAP; translated from the coding sequence ATGTCAGGCGACACCGTCACGAAACCGCACCACCTCTCCTGTACGCCGAGTCGCGCCGCCCGCGAACTGGGCCTGAAGCGAGGAGAGTTGGACCTCGCCGTCCACATCGGACTCATCCGGACCGTGCCGGACGAGGGAGGTGGGGGCCGCCGCGTCCCGCGGTCGGAGATCGACCGGGTGCGTTCGGGGGCCGGGTTCCCCGAATCGTTGCAGGACCGCGTGAAGGTGGTGGGTACGACGGAGGGCGCGGGCGTCGTGGACGTGCCCATCGGCAGGTTCACGCGTCTGGCGCGCCTGGGGCTGGTCGTGCCGGTGACGTGGTACCTCAATCGCTACCGCGCCGTGGTCTGGTTGTATCTGGCCGAGGAGTTGAGGCAGTTCGCCACCGACGAGAAGAACGCCCCGCTGCTGAACGCCCGACGTACGCCCGAAGGGCTGCGCGGCATGCTGGACGCGGGCGTGGATCTGCGGGCGCGCAACTGGCGGGGACGTCATCGGGGATTCCTGCTGCGGCTGGCTGACGACCCGTGGGAGAGCGCCGGCGCGCTGGCCGCCTTCCTCGACCCCGTACAGATCGCGGAAATCGTCCCCGACCCCTATGAGCGCTCCCATCTGAACCGCTTCCGGCCGGGGCCGCCGGCATCCGGCGCACCGGGCTCGCCTGCCGCCCACCTCGCCGAGAGGATCATGACGGCGGACGACCCGGACGAGATCGGCCTGCTGCGGGCCGAACTGACGGCAGTGCTGGAGATGGCGCGCGAGAGGCGGCCGGCCCCGCGTCCGACGGCGACGCGGGTCCCGGCTCCAGGGCATCCGGTGCTCCTCGGTCCGCCACGGCCCGAGGAGCCGGAACCGCCACGCGGCTTGCTGAGCTGGCTGCGCCGCAGAAGCCACCGGGCTACAGCGCCCTGA
- a CDS encoding class I SAM-dependent methyltransferase — MSDDHTHVQEFFTARAADWDSRFPDDGPAYAAAVAELGLREGGRVLDAGCGTGRALPPLRAAVGPSGVVLGADLTPAMLEAAVRAGRDADGQLLLADVAALPLRSESLDAVFAAGLIAHLSHPATNLRELARVVRRGGMLALFHPIGRAALAARQGRQITPGDLRAEHNLRPLLAGSGWRMTSYVDEDDRFLALAVRES, encoded by the coding sequence ATGAGCGACGACCACACGCATGTGCAGGAGTTCTTCACCGCCCGCGCCGCCGACTGGGACAGTCGGTTCCCCGACGACGGGCCTGCCTACGCGGCCGCGGTCGCCGAGCTCGGGCTGCGTGAGGGCGGCCGGGTGCTCGACGCGGGCTGCGGCACCGGGCGGGCCCTGCCGCCCCTGCGTGCCGCTGTGGGGCCCTCGGGGGTGGTCCTGGGGGCCGATCTGACCCCGGCCATGCTGGAGGCCGCCGTACGGGCCGGACGCGACGCCGACGGGCAGTTGCTGCTCGCCGACGTGGCCGCGCTGCCGTTGCGGTCGGAGTCGCTCGACGCCGTGTTCGCGGCCGGCCTCATCGCGCACCTGTCCCATCCGGCGACGAACCTGCGGGAGTTGGCCCGTGTGGTGCGCCGTGGCGGCATGCTCGCACTGTTCCATCCGATCGGCAGGGCGGCACTCGCGGCACGCCAGGGCCGCCAGATCACGCCGGGCGACCTGCGCGCCGAGCACAACCTGCGGCCGTTGCTGGCCGGTTCCGGATGGCGCATGACGTCGTACGTCGACGAGGACGACCGCTTCCTGGCGCTGGCCGTACGGGAGTCCTGA
- a CDS encoding roadblock/LC7 domain-containing protein: MRADVGVPPLERSREWGRAGELDWLLDDLVLRVTEVRHAVVLSNDGLAVGASTDLRREDAEHLAAVASGFHSLAKGAGRHFGAGGVRQTMVEMDDAFLFVAAAGDGSCLAVLTAVTADIGLVAYEMARLVKRVGEHLYTPTRMAARPPAAG, from the coding sequence ATGAGGGCCGACGTGGGGGTCCCCCCGCTCGAGCGAAGCCGAGAGTGGGGGAGGGCCGGCGAACTCGACTGGCTGCTGGACGACTTGGTGCTGCGGGTGACCGAGGTACGGCACGCCGTGGTGCTGTCCAACGACGGGCTGGCCGTGGGCGCGTCGACCGACCTGCGCCGCGAGGACGCCGAGCACCTCGCCGCGGTCGCCTCCGGCTTCCACAGTCTCGCCAAGGGCGCGGGTCGGCACTTCGGCGCCGGCGGGGTGCGCCAGACCATGGTGGAGATGGACGACGCCTTCCTGTTCGTGGCGGCCGCGGGCGACGGCTCCTGTCTAGCCGTCCTCACCGCCGTGACCGCCGACATCGGACTGGTGGCGTACGAGATGGCACGGCTGGTCAAACGCGTCGGCGAGCATCTCTACACGCCGACGCGCATGGCAGCGCGGCCGCCCGCCGCGGGATGA
- a CDS encoding MHYT domain-containing protein, whose amino-acid sequence MGHLDHAALGWLTPVLSYVMACIGAALGLRCTVRALAATGRSRRNWLVTAASAIGTGIWTMHFVAMLGFSVSGTDIRYDVPLTVVSLLVAMTVVCAGVFAVGYSRDRTRALFLGGLTTGLGVASMHYLGMAAVRLHGDVTYDPALVGLSVLIAVVAATAALWAALNIKSPVAVTIASLIMGAAVSSMHFTGMFAVGVSVTPSGDVLPGATAMQFIFPLAVGLGSYLFLTSAFVALSPTTREREASASAQRSVESVAG is encoded by the coding sequence ATGGGACACCTGGACCACGCCGCCCTGGGCTGGCTTACCCCCGTGCTGTCGTACGTGATGGCCTGCATAGGCGCCGCGCTCGGCCTGCGGTGCACCGTCCGCGCGCTCGCCGCCACCGGCCGCTCGCGCCGCAACTGGCTCGTCACCGCGGCCTCGGCGATCGGCACGGGCATCTGGACCATGCACTTCGTGGCCATGCTGGGCTTCAGCGTCAGTGGCACCGACATCCGCTACGACGTGCCGCTCACCGTCGTGAGCCTGCTCGTCGCCATGACCGTCGTCTGCGCCGGAGTCTTCGCCGTCGGCTACAGCCGTGACCGGACCCGCGCGCTCTTCCTCGGCGGTCTCACCACCGGGCTCGGCGTCGCGAGCATGCACTACCTGGGCATGGCCGCCGTACGACTCCACGGCGACGTCACCTACGACCCCGCCCTCGTCGGACTCTCCGTCCTGATCGCCGTCGTCGCGGCTACGGCGGCCCTGTGGGCGGCGCTCAACATCAAGTCGCCCGTCGCCGTCACCATCGCCTCCCTGATCATGGGCGCGGCGGTCAGCAGCATGCACTTCACAGGGATGTTCGCCGTCGGCGTAAGCGTCACGCCCTCCGGTGACGTCCTGCCCGGGGCCACGGCGATGCAGTTCATCTTCCCCCTCGCCGTCGGCCTCGGCTCCTACCTCTTCCTGACCTCGGCGTTCGTCGCGCTCTCGCCCACAACGAGGGAGCGCGAGGCATCCGCGTCGGCCCAGCGGTCGGTCGAGAGCGTCGCCGGCTAG
- a CDS encoding alpha/beta fold hydrolase, with protein MRQAEFDGKGSCIRWTETPGEGPARVYVHGLGAVSSVYHAHVAARPELSGRRSLFVDLPGHGISDRPEDFGYRLDEHADALAVALDAAELSGAELVAHSMGGSVALVLAHRRPDLVSRLVLTEANLDASPPPAAGSAWITAYEEEEFVGGAHARVLDAVGPLWAATMRLADPRALHRSAVGLRRGSEPIMRDILEGLTIDRAYLQGELSGELPGREALEAAGVRVVTVPGAGHNVMFDNPDAFVAAVAGLG; from the coding sequence ATGAGGCAGGCCGAGTTCGACGGCAAGGGCAGTTGCATCCGCTGGACGGAGACGCCGGGGGAGGGGCCCGCGCGCGTGTATGTGCACGGACTTGGCGCGGTGTCCTCCGTGTACCACGCCCATGTCGCGGCTCGACCCGAGCTCTCGGGCCGACGGAGCCTGTTCGTCGACCTGCCGGGGCATGGGATCAGCGACCGGCCCGAGGACTTCGGGTACCGGCTGGATGAGCACGCCGACGCCCTCGCGGTGGCCCTGGACGCGGCGGAACTGAGCGGTGCGGAGCTGGTCGCGCACAGCATGGGCGGTTCCGTCGCCCTCGTGCTCGCCCACCGCCGGCCCGACCTCGTCTCCCGACTGGTCCTCACCGAGGCCAACCTCGACGCCTCGCCTCCGCCCGCCGCGGGGAGCGCGTGGATCACGGCCTACGAGGAGGAGGAGTTCGTCGGCGGCGCGCACGCGCGCGTGCTGGACGCGGTCGGGCCGCTGTGGGCGGCGACCATGCGGTTGGCCGACCCGCGCGCCCTGCACCGCAGCGCCGTGGGGCTGAGGCGGGGCTCCGAGCCGATCATGCGGGACATCCTCGAAGGGCTGACCATCGACCGCGCGTACCTTCAGGGCGAGCTCAGCGGTGAACTTCCGGGCAGGGAAGCCCTGGAGGCCGCGGGCGTGCGCGTGGTGACCGTGCCCGGCGCCGGCCACAACGTCATGTTCGACAACCCCGACGCCTTCGTGGCGGCCGTCGCCGGGCTGGGCTGA
- a CDS encoding DUF742 domain-containing protein produces MTEDTTGAPHEQGSQWYDSEAGPLVRPYAMTGGRTDPGPTGVRFDLIALVTLDASVPGADDDTALGPEHRALIELCRTETQSVAELAAGADLPVGVVRVLLGDLLELGCVTVSRPVPPAQLPDERILREVIEGLRAL; encoded by the coding sequence ATGACCGAGGACACGACGGGCGCCCCGCACGAGCAGGGCAGCCAGTGGTACGACAGCGAGGCCGGGCCCCTCGTCCGCCCGTACGCCATGACGGGCGGACGCACCGACCCCGGCCCCACCGGGGTGCGTTTCGACCTGATCGCCCTGGTCACCCTGGACGCTTCCGTGCCCGGAGCCGACGACGACACCGCGCTCGGGCCGGAACACCGGGCCCTCATCGAGCTGTGCCGTACGGAGACGCAGTCGGTCGCGGAACTCGCCGCCGGCGCCGATCTGCCCGTGGGGGTCGTCAGGGTGCTCCTCGGCGACCTCCTGGAACTGGGCTGCGTCACCGTCAGCCGTCCGGTACCACCCGCACAGCTTCCGGACGAACGGATTCTGCGTGAGGTGATCGAAGGATTGCGGGCGCTGTAG
- a CDS encoding nitrate- and nitrite sensing domain-containing protein, translating into MRTPRRTTAVGAETPSPPPVRGRRAHAGPPADEGPEELTGAAPDDPPARVERWRIRPRTVRAKIVCLLMVPVVSLLALWAYATVTTAQDVARLRQLQRVDAEIRAPVAAAVAALQAEREAAVRYATDSSAAQSADFKALAEGTDKAVAQLRLGDRSTVADSEELPAGVARRLEAFVTRAEQLSTVRSAVIDRRSGWDEAYGRYTKTVASAFSVGGALTGIQDAELGSDARVLLEFARAGEALAQEDVVLDSARLAGRLDGERLRLFTGAVDTRRTLTESAVADLRGPERAAWQSLADGSAYATVAAVEDKVLATAPGVRAIDAAAEATWSKARARVQGGMRTIEQDAGRGVADSADPFTRGLLTPAGAAVLLGLAAVAASLVISVRIGRGLVVELVSLRNGALEIARRKLPEAMRKLRAGEEIDVRAEAPPGPPAEDETGQVAEALATVHRAALRAAVERAELASGISGVFVNLARRSQILVHRQLSLLDSMERRSDDPDELSDLFRLDHLTTRMRRHAESLIILSGAAPGRAWRMPVSLTDVVRAAVSEVEDYARVEVRLLPEASVIGAAVADLTHLLAEIVENAAQFSPPHTRVRITGEPVGNGYAVEVEDRGLGMGKETLVEANRRIEQSESLDLFDSDRLGLFVVSRLASRHGIKVHLRTSPYGGTTAVVLLPTALLHEATAERSPGRKADSERPAERAYARVPAADRPQESVHAVAERPALVAPVPVVEARTTDTPPPGVTTLRLHRPPDDSEASDDLPRRVRQASLAPQLREGRPEEPAQPPPARDDDQRTPELVRDRMAAYRDGWARGGGRQPGRGATPDSTARSDSSEGDPA; encoded by the coding sequence ATGCGTACACCCCGCAGGACCACCGCAGTCGGCGCCGAGACGCCGTCCCCGCCCCCCGTGCGCGGCCGCCGCGCCCATGCCGGACCGCCGGCCGACGAAGGCCCGGAAGAACTCACGGGCGCAGCGCCGGACGACCCACCCGCGCGCGTGGAGCGCTGGCGTATACGGCCGCGCACCGTCCGCGCCAAGATCGTCTGTCTGCTGATGGTGCCGGTCGTGTCGCTGCTGGCCCTATGGGCCTACGCCACCGTCACCACCGCGCAGGACGTCGCGAGGCTGCGCCAGTTGCAGCGCGTCGACGCCGAGATCAGGGCGCCCGTCGCGGCCGCCGTCGCCGCCCTCCAGGCCGAACGCGAGGCCGCGGTGCGCTACGCCACCGACTCTTCCGCCGCACAGAGCGCCGACTTCAAGGCGCTCGCGGAAGGCACCGACAAGGCGGTGGCGCAGCTGCGGCTCGGCGACCGCAGCACCGTCGCCGACAGCGAGGAGCTTCCCGCCGGGGTGGCGCGGCGTCTCGAGGCCTTCGTCACCCGTGCCGAGCAGCTGAGCACCGTACGCAGTGCTGTCATCGACCGCCGCTCCGGCTGGGACGAGGCGTACGGGCGGTACACGAAGACCGTCGCGAGCGCGTTCTCGGTGGGCGGCGCGCTCACCGGCATCCAGGACGCCGAACTCGGCTCCGACGCGCGCGTGCTGCTCGAATTCGCCCGCGCGGGCGAGGCGCTGGCCCAGGAGGACGTGGTGCTGGACAGCGCACGCCTCGCCGGGCGTCTCGACGGAGAGCGGTTGCGGCTGTTCACCGGCGCCGTCGACACCCGCCGTACGCTCACCGAATCCGCCGTCGCGGACCTGCGCGGCCCGGAACGCGCGGCCTGGCAGAGCCTCGCCGACGGCAGCGCCTACGCGACCGTGGCCGCCGTAGAGGACAAGGTCCTCGCCACCGCACCGGGCGTACGGGCGATCGACGCCGCGGCGGAAGCCACCTGGAGCAAGGCACGCGCACGCGTGCAGGGCGGAATGCGGACGATCGAGCAGGACGCCGGGCGCGGAGTCGCGGACAGCGCCGACCCCTTCACCCGTGGCCTGCTCACCCCGGCCGGCGCCGCCGTCCTCCTCGGCCTCGCCGCCGTCGCCGCCTCTCTCGTGATCTCCGTACGCATCGGCCGCGGCCTCGTCGTCGAGCTGGTCAGCCTGCGCAACGGCGCCCTGGAGATCGCCCGGCGCAAACTCCCCGAAGCCATGCGCAAGCTGCGTGCCGGTGAGGAGATCGACGTCCGGGCCGAGGCGCCACCCGGACCGCCCGCCGAGGACGAGACCGGTCAGGTCGCCGAGGCCCTGGCCACCGTCCACCGCGCCGCGCTGCGGGCCGCCGTGGAGCGCGCCGAACTCGCCAGCGGCATCTCCGGCGTCTTCGTCAACCTCGCCCGCCGCAGCCAGATCCTCGTGCACCGCCAACTGAGCCTCCTGGACAGCATGGAACGGCGCTCCGACGACCCCGACGAACTGAGCGACCTCTTCCGGCTCGACCACCTCACCACCCGTATGCGACGCCATGCCGAGAGCCTGATCATCCTCTCGGGAGCGGCCCCCGGGCGGGCCTGGCGGATGCCGGTCTCCCTGACCGACGTGGTCCGCGCGGCCGTCTCCGAAGTAGAGGACTACGCGCGCGTGGAGGTACGGCTGCTCCCCGAGGCGTCCGTCATCGGCGCGGCCGTCGCCGACCTCACCCACCTCCTGGCGGAGATCGTGGAGAACGCCGCCCAGTTCTCGCCGCCCCACACGCGCGTGCGCATCACCGGAGAGCCCGTCGGCAACGGTTACGCCGTCGAGGTCGAGGACCGCGGTCTGGGCATGGGCAAGGAGACCCTCGTCGAGGCCAACCGGCGCATCGAACAGTCCGAGTCGCTCGACCTGTTCGACAGCGACCGGCTCGGCCTCTTCGTCGTCAGCAGGCTCGCCTCCCGGCATGGCATCAAGGTGCACCTGCGCACCTCGCCGTACGGCGGCACCACCGCGGTCGTCCTGCTGCCCACCGCCCTGCTGCACGAGGCCACGGCGGAACGTTCCCCCGGGAGGAAGGCGGACAGCGAGCGGCCCGCCGAGCGTGCGTACGCGCGCGTGCCAGCCGCCGACCGGCCCCAGGAGTCCGTCCACGCGGTCGCCGAGCGGCCCGCGCTGGTCGCTCCCGTGCCGGTCGTGGAGGCCCGCACGACCGACACCCCACCCCCGGGAGTCACCACCTTGCGACTGCACCGCCCCCCGGACGACTCCGAAGCCTCCGACGACCTCCCACGCCGCGTACGGCAGGCGAGCCTCGCCCCCCAGCTGCGCGAGGGGCGCCCCGAGGAGCCGGCGCAGCCGCCCCCAGCCCGCGACGACGACCAGCGCACCCCCGAACTCGTACGGGACCGCATGGCGGCCTACCGGGACGGCTGGGCGCGCGGCGGCGGCAGGCAGCCCGGCCGCGGTGCCACTCCCGATTCCACAGCGCGCAGTGACAGCAGCGAAGGAGACCCCGCATGA
- a CDS encoding ATP/GTP-binding protein, translated as MVSEHSDASDGETAALALKILVAGGFGVGKTTMVGAVSEIRPLRTEELLSEAGQLVDDTDGVDQKVTTTVAMDFGRITIRSGLSLYLFGTPGQDRFWFLWDELSQGALGAVVLADTRRLEDCFPAVDYFEHRHIPFVVAVNCFAGARTYGAHDVSRALDLDSGTPVVLCDARDRDSGKEVLIRLVEYAGRMHTARLLDSVG; from the coding sequence ATGGTCTCCGAGCACTCCGACGCCTCCGACGGCGAGACGGCCGCCCTGGCGCTGAAGATCCTGGTCGCCGGCGGGTTCGGCGTGGGCAAGACCACCATGGTGGGCGCGGTCAGTGAGATCCGGCCGCTGCGCACCGAGGAACTGCTCAGTGAAGCAGGGCAGTTGGTGGACGACACCGACGGTGTGGACCAGAAGGTCACCACGACCGTCGCCATGGACTTCGGACGCATCACCATCCGGTCCGGCCTGTCCCTCTACCTCTTCGGCACCCCGGGCCAGGACCGCTTCTGGTTCCTGTGGGACGAGCTGTCACAAGGTGCCCTGGGCGCGGTGGTCCTCGCGGACACCCGGCGCCTGGAGGACTGTTTCCCCGCGGTGGACTACTTCGAGCACCGGCACATCCCGTTCGTGGTGGCCGTCAACTGCTTCGCGGGCGCCCGGACGTACGGCGCCCACGACGTCTCACGCGCCCTCGACCTGGACAGCGGTACACCCGTGGTGCTCTGCGACGCCCGGGACCGCGACTCGGGAAAGGAGGTGCTGATCCGCCTCGTCGAGTACGCCGGGCGGATGCACACCGCCCGGCTGCTCGATTCCGTGGGCTGA
- a CDS encoding PadR family transcriptional regulator, with the protein MLELAILGFLYDTPLHGYELRKRIAALTGHVKPVAESTLYPAIKRLEKAGLLARATEPGAVAAPRHVLTLTEAGRRDLRHRLAEPDPRDISDENRWFTVLAFLRHLDDAAAQSAVLRRRLAFLEEPASFFYDGDRPLRAEELDDPFRRGILTIARATSRAELTWLRETIAALGG; encoded by the coding sequence ATGCTGGAACTCGCCATCCTCGGATTCCTGTACGACACCCCGCTCCACGGCTATGAGCTGCGCAAACGCATCGCGGCACTGACGGGCCACGTGAAACCGGTCGCCGAGAGCACGCTGTACCCCGCGATCAAGCGACTGGAAAAGGCGGGCCTGCTGGCCCGTGCCACGGAGCCCGGAGCAGTGGCCGCTCCTCGTCACGTGCTGACGCTGACCGAAGCGGGCCGACGGGACCTGCGCCACCGGCTCGCCGAGCCCGACCCGCGTGACATCAGCGACGAGAACCGGTGGTTCACGGTGCTCGCCTTCCTGCGGCACCTGGACGACGCGGCCGCCCAGTCCGCCGTACTACGACGCCGACTCGCCTTCCTCGAGGAGCCCGCCAGCTTCTTCTACGACGGCGACCGGCCGCTGCGCGCCGAGGAACTGGACGATCCCTTCCGGCGCGGCATCCTGACCATCGCGCGGGCCACGTCCCGGGCCGAACTCACCTGGCTGCGCGAGACGATCGCCGCACTCGGCGGCTGA
- a CDS encoding acyl-CoA thioesterase II — protein MTTNPAERLVDLLDLEQIEVNIFRGRSPQESLQRVFGGQVAGQALVAAARTTDGDRPVHSLHAYFLRPGRPGVPIVYQVERVRDGRSFTTRRVTAVQQGRTIFNLTASFHQPEQAGFEHQLPPARKVPDPESLPTVTDEIREHLGALPEQLERMARRQPFDIRYVDRLRWTAEEVKDAEPRSAVWMRAVGPLGDDPVVHTCALTYASDMTLLDAVRIPVEPLWGPRSFDIASLDHAMWFHRPFRADEWFLYDQESPIATGGRGLARGRIYDVEGRLLVSVVQEGLFRAL, from the coding sequence ATGACGACGAACCCGGCCGAGAGGCTCGTCGACCTGCTCGACCTGGAGCAGATCGAGGTCAACATCTTCCGCGGCCGCAGCCCGCAGGAGTCCCTGCAGCGGGTCTTCGGCGGCCAGGTGGCCGGCCAGGCACTGGTCGCCGCCGCGCGCACCACGGACGGCGACCGCCCGGTGCACTCGCTGCACGCGTACTTCCTGCGCCCGGGCAGGCCGGGCGTGCCGATCGTGTACCAGGTCGAACGGGTGCGGGACGGCCGGTCGTTCACGACCCGCCGGGTCACCGCCGTGCAGCAGGGCCGCACGATCTTCAATCTCACCGCCTCCTTTCATCAGCCTGAGCAAGCGGGCTTCGAGCACCAGCTGCCGCCGGCCCGCAAGGTCCCGGACCCGGAGTCGCTGCCGACGGTGACCGACGAGATCCGGGAGCATCTGGGCGCGCTGCCCGAGCAGTTGGAGCGGATGGCGCGCCGTCAGCCCTTCGACATCCGCTATGTGGACCGGCTGCGCTGGACCGCCGAAGAGGTCAAGGACGCCGAACCGCGCAGCGCGGTGTGGATGCGCGCGGTCGGGCCGCTCGGCGACGACCCGGTCGTGCACACCTGCGCGCTGACCTACGCCAGTGACATGACCCTCCTGGACGCCGTCCGTATCCCGGTCGAACCCCTGTGGGGTCCGCGGAGTTTCGACATCGCGTCGCTGGACCACGCGATGTGGTTCCACCGGCCGTTCCGCGCGGACGAGTGGTTCCTGTACGACCAGGAGTCACCGATCGCGACCGGCGGGCGCGGGCTCGCCCGTGGGCGGATCTACGACGTGGAAGGACGCCTGTTGGTGTCCGTCGTCCAGGAAGGCCTGTTCAGGGCGCTGTAG
- a CDS encoding roadblock/LC7 domain-containing protein, producing the protein MAQNQGLGWLLDDLTERVDHVRHALVLSNDGLVTGASTGLRREDAEHLAAVSSGLHSLAKGSGRHFGAGRVRQTMIEFDDAVLFVTAAGTGSCLCVLSGAEADIGQIAYEMTLLVNRVGEHLDVDARQPERAPITDA; encoded by the coding sequence ATGGCGCAGAACCAGGGACTTGGCTGGTTGCTGGACGACCTGACGGAGCGCGTCGATCATGTGCGGCACGCGTTGGTGCTGTCCAACGACGGTCTGGTGACGGGTGCGAGCACGGGACTGCGGCGCGAGGACGCCGAGCACCTCGCCGCCGTCTCGTCCGGACTGCACAGCCTCGCCAAGGGTTCGGGACGGCACTTCGGCGCGGGCAGAGTGCGCCAGACCATGATCGAGTTCGACGACGCGGTGCTGTTCGTCACGGCGGCGGGCACCGGCAGCTGCCTGTGCGTGCTCAGCGGCGCGGAGGCGGACATCGGCCAGATCGCCTACGAGATGACCCTGCTCGTCAACCGGGTCGGCGAGCACCTCGACGTGGACGCCCGACAGCCCGAACGGGCGCCGATCACAGACGCCTGA